One genomic segment of Pseudonocardia sp. T1-2H includes these proteins:
- a CDS encoding response regulator transcription factor yields the protein MVRVLTVDDYPPFLEMAHALLVATPGFEPTAEVGSGEEGLAAIREEVPDLVLVDVHLPGMDGIELTRRIRASERAPVVVLISTEDPSRLPAAARSCGAAAVISKHELAPARLRQLWQAHGQPVAE from the coding sequence GTGGTGCGCGTGCTCACCGTCGACGACTATCCGCCCTTCCTCGAGATGGCCCACGCCCTTCTGGTCGCCACCCCAGGTTTCGAGCCGACCGCGGAGGTCGGGTCGGGGGAGGAGGGCCTGGCCGCGATCCGTGAGGAGGTCCCCGACCTGGTGCTCGTGGACGTACACCTACCGGGGATGGACGGCATCGAGCTCACGCGCAGGATCAGGGCCAGCGAGCGCGCACCCGTCGTCGTTCTGATCTCGACCGAGGATCCCAGCCGGCTCCCCGCCGCGGCCCGAAGCTGCGGCGCGGCCGCAGTGATCAGCAAACACGAACTCGCGCCCGCGCGCCTGCGCCAACTGTGGCAGGCGCACGGGCAGCCGGTAGCGGAATAG
- a CDS encoding DUF1345 domain-containing protein, whose protein sequence is MAQEAEHLMQARAAAPGRFSTSNVYLPAQISVAAVLALNLLLLLDNLIPTRWGILGLEALLLLSLIITTPRDPRDETPAHRHLQAALISLLAVANGVAVVRLAHFLVLGGEADGRSLILSGLVVWATNIVLFGLCFWELDRGGPRARARSENQRPDFQFPQNTDERLSKGWRPEFFDYLYVSFTNSTSLSPTDTMPLSRRVKGLMLVQALASFLLLALVVSRAVSILG, encoded by the coding sequence ATGGCGCAGGAGGCCGAACACCTGATGCAAGCGCGAGCGGCCGCGCCCGGCAGGTTCAGCACGAGCAACGTCTACCTGCCCGCGCAGATCTCGGTAGCGGCGGTACTGGCGCTCAACCTCCTGCTGCTCTTGGACAACCTGATCCCCACTCGGTGGGGAATCCTCGGACTTGAGGCCCTACTGCTCCTTTCGCTCATCATCACCACCCCACGCGATCCCCGCGACGAGACGCCCGCCCACCGTCACCTGCAAGCCGCGCTGATTTCACTGCTCGCCGTGGCGAACGGTGTGGCGGTCGTGCGCCTCGCGCACTTCCTCGTGCTCGGCGGCGAAGCAGACGGCCGTTCACTGATCCTGTCGGGGCTCGTGGTCTGGGCGACGAACATCGTACTGTTCGGATTGTGCTTTTGGGAGCTGGACCGCGGAGGCCCACGCGCCCGAGCCCGTTCCGAGAACCAACGGCCGGACTTTCAATTCCCCCAGAACACCGATGAACGCCTGAGCAAGGGATGGCGCCCGGAGTTCTTCGACTATCTCTACGTTTCGTTCACCAACTCGACATCATTGAGTCCCACCGACACGATGCCGCTAAGCCGGCGCGTGAAGGGACTGATGCTGGTTCAGGCCCTCGCCTCGTTTCTCTTACTCGCCCTCGTCGTATCTCGCGCGGTCAGCATCCTCGGCTGA
- a CDS encoding manganese efflux pump MntP, whose amino-acid sequence MIPELLVLGFTLSLDNFRASIALGTIPFSRRRAVQVALTFGLWDGVAPLTGVVLGRYFGQAIGPIADYVGPAVLGVYGAYLLVRSLRTATPEEEIDHPWMLFGIPLSLSFDNLLAGTSLGLIGFSPVLSAAVFAAITALMTFVGLHLGRAAAGLIRIRSDLLSGIALILMAVVLVLEAENVF is encoded by the coding sequence ATGATCCCCGAGCTTCTCGTCCTCGGATTCACCCTCAGCTTGGACAACTTCCGGGCCTCGATCGCGCTCGGGACGATTCCGTTCAGCCGACGCCGTGCCGTCCAGGTCGCCCTGACCTTCGGGCTCTGGGACGGCGTGGCGCCGCTGACGGGCGTCGTGCTCGGGCGCTACTTCGGCCAGGCGATCGGCCCGATCGCAGACTATGTGGGGCCGGCCGTGCTGGGTGTATACGGTGCGTACCTGCTCGTCCGCTCCCTGAGGACCGCAACGCCGGAGGAGGAGATCGACCATCCGTGGATGCTGTTCGGCATCCCCCTCTCGCTGAGCTTCGACAATCTCCTCGCCGGCACGAGCTTGGGACTGATCGGGTTCTCGCCGGTGCTCTCGGCAGCGGTCTTCGCTGCCATCACAGCCCTGATGACGTTCGTCGGGTTGCACCTGGGGCGAGCCGCCGCCGGCCTCATCCGAATCCGCTCCGATCTCCTGAGCGGCATAGCGCTCATCCTCATGGCCGTCGTGCTGGTACTGGAAGCCGAGAACGTCTTCTAG
- a CDS encoding sensor histidine kinase, translated as MALNAHKPGAAFPEVIGPTALGAAGLALSASSAWIALANHGAPNAAPAALVDSVTVAILVGVGLFAWERDPASRFGVMLVAAGFGSFLASLSASGVPLLYSVGRVSFWILQPLLIYLFLAYPSGRLATRPERAVVAIAAATVVVLYLPTATLVHDYPLLPAYCSEACPRNVFQVVGAEPDVVGSLVIPGRELITIGIYVATAFLLLDRLRATRLMRHSLTPVLAAVILHSLALAAGIVARRIGAGAAVEALVWIALLTNPVAALGFLVGLLRWRVYAARVFERLGHARDEPSDPEQVRGRLAEALGDSSLELYYTGDGESQTWHDHAGRPVVLPSAPERCVVNVDDQGDVIAAIVCDPALNDQRCIVEAAGSWAAARLVRRRLTTALAASLRSVEASRRRLAVAAASERRRIERNLHDGAQQQLVMVRIGLALVEEEIARNPERGAELLRELAPRIDSVIDEVRSIARGIYPSLLADAGLAEALRDIARFGQPPIMFDAQALQRYPLEIEAAVYFCCVEALQNVTKHAHASAVSMELAGNDGELHFEVSDNGSGFVVGNGTGGAGLTNMRDRIAAIGGSLAIDSWPGRGTTVRGRVPIKPR; from the coding sequence ATGGCACTGAACGCGCACAAGCCGGGCGCGGCCTTCCCGGAGGTGATCGGCCCGACGGCCCTCGGCGCGGCGGGCCTGGCCTTATCGGCCTCGTCGGCCTGGATCGCGCTGGCAAACCACGGTGCCCCGAACGCGGCTCCCGCCGCCCTGGTCGACTCCGTCACGGTGGCGATCCTCGTCGGCGTCGGGCTGTTCGCCTGGGAGCGCGACCCTGCGAGCCGGTTCGGCGTCATGCTGGTCGCCGCCGGGTTCGGGTCGTTCCTGGCCTCGCTGAGCGCTTCGGGTGTCCCCCTCCTCTACAGCGTCGGTCGGGTCTCGTTCTGGATACTCCAGCCGCTCCTGATCTACCTGTTCCTCGCCTACCCCTCGGGGCGGCTGGCTACCAGGCCGGAGCGAGCAGTCGTTGCGATTGCGGCGGCCACGGTTGTTGTGCTCTATCTGCCGACGGCGACGCTCGTGCACGACTACCCGCTGCTGCCCGCCTACTGTTCCGAGGCGTGTCCCCGCAACGTTTTTCAGGTGGTCGGGGCAGAGCCCGACGTTGTCGGCTCGCTCGTCATCCCGGGGCGGGAGTTGATCACGATCGGGATCTACGTGGCGACAGCTTTCCTCTTGCTCGATCGGCTGCGCGCAACACGGCTGATGCGCCATAGCCTTACACCGGTACTCGCGGCGGTGATCCTGCACAGCTTGGCGCTGGCCGCTGGCATTGTGGCTCGTCGCATCGGGGCGGGCGCCGCCGTCGAGGCCTTGGTCTGGATCGCCCTGCTCACGAATCCGGTGGCCGCGCTGGGATTCCTGGTCGGGTTACTGCGCTGGCGCGTCTATGCGGCGCGCGTCTTCGAGCGTCTCGGGCACGCCCGCGATGAACCCTCCGATCCCGAGCAGGTCCGCGGTCGGCTCGCGGAGGCGCTGGGCGATTCCAGTCTTGAGCTCTACTACACCGGCGACGGCGAGTCGCAGACGTGGCACGATCACGCCGGCCGCCCAGTGGTCTTGCCGAGCGCCCCGGAACGTTGCGTGGTCAACGTTGACGATCAGGGAGACGTGATCGCTGCCATCGTCTGCGATCCGGCGCTGAACGATCAGCGCTGCATCGTCGAGGCGGCGGGCTCCTGGGCCGCAGCACGTCTGGTGAGAAGGCGCCTCACCACCGCGCTCGCCGCGTCGCTTCGCAGCGTCGAGGCCTCGCGACGCCGACTGGCCGTCGCGGCGGCGAGCGAGCGGCGGCGGATCGAGCGCAACCTCCACGACGGTGCCCAGCAGCAGCTCGTGATGGTGCGGATCGGGCTGGCCCTGGTGGAAGAAGAGATTGCCCGGAACCCCGAACGGGGCGCCGAGCTCCTGCGGGAGTTGGCCCCTCGCATCGATTCGGTAATCGATGAGGTCCGCTCGATCGCGCGCGGCATCTACCCATCGCTGCTCGCCGATGCCGGGCTTGCCGAGGCCCTGCGGGACATCGCCCGCTTCGGCCAGCCGCCGATCATGTTCGACGCACAAGCCCTGCAGAGATACCCCCTCGAGATCGAAGCCGCGGTCTACTTCTGCTGCGTGGAGGCCCTTCAGAACGTCACCAAGCACGCGCATGCCTCCGCGGTCTCCATGGAGCTCGCGGGCAATGATGGCGAACTTCACTTCGAGGTCAGCGACAATGGGAGCGGATTCGTGGTCGGCAACGGCACCGGCGGCGCCGGGCTGACCAACATGCGGGACCGCATCGCAGCCATCGGAGGTTCACTGGCGATCGACTCCTGGCCCGGCCGCGGAACGACTGTCAGGGGCAGGGTCCCGATCAAGCCGCGCTGA
- a CDS encoding lactate/malate family dehydrogenase: protein MLSLIERGGTCREIVLVDRIPERAAGVAADMRYAAPLSPVVDVRAGGYQDLVDAALVVITAGVNEKAGGATDRSDAQGRLRLLDTNATVYADVVPRVVSVAPQAVLMVVTDPPDPLADLTRHLAGHDRVFSTGTLIDSLRFRVHLADRLRVRPLDVQAMVVGEHGTSEVLLWSSAAVGGIPVLELLGADGQPLDAVRHDIEESIRYANITIIEGTGASQYGIGAVSARLVEAVLRDERAVLPVAAYNPDFDVTLSLVSVLGAGGVLRMHQPRMTAEERAALDRSVSTLREATRRALDVVEQQPAAGPR, encoded by the coding sequence GTGCTGTCGCTGATCGAACGCGGGGGGACGTGCCGGGAGATCGTGCTGGTGGACCGGATTCCGGAACGGGCGGCCGGTGTGGCTGCTGACATGCGCTATGCAGCGCCGCTGTCGCCGGTTGTGGACGTGCGCGCGGGTGGGTATCAGGATCTGGTCGACGCCGCACTGGTGGTGATCACTGCGGGAGTCAACGAGAAGGCCGGGGGCGCCACCGACCGCTCCGATGCGCAAGGCCGCCTGCGGCTGCTGGACACCAATGCGACGGTCTATGCCGACGTCGTGCCGCGAGTCGTCTCGGTCGCACCACAGGCTGTGCTGATGGTGGTCACCGACCCACCGGACCCGCTCGCGGATCTCACTCGTCACCTGGCCGGCCACGACCGGGTGTTCTCCACCGGCACGCTGATCGACAGTCTGCGTTTCCGTGTGCACCTGGCCGATCGGCTACGAGTGCGTCCGTTGGACGTGCAGGCGATGGTGGTCGGCGAACACGGCACCTCCGAAGTGCTGCTGTGGTCGTCCGCGGCGGTGGGTGGCATCCCTGTACTCGAGCTTCTCGGCGCTGACGGGCAGCCCCTGGATGCGGTGCGGCATGACATCGAGGAGAGCATCCGGTACGCGAACATCACGATCATCGAGGGCACCGGGGCCAGCCAGTACGGCATCGGCGCCGTTTCCGCGCGCCTCGTCGAGGCGGTGCTGCGAGACGAACGTGCCGTCCTTCCGGTCGCCGCCTACAACCCCGACTTCGACGTCACCCTGTCATTGGTCAGCGTGCTCGGCGCCGGTGGCGTACTACGGATGCACCAGCCGCGGATGACCGCGGAGGAACGCGCCGCGCTCGACCGCAGCGTGTCCACACTCCGCGAGGCCACACGCCGCGCCCTCGACGTCGTCGAGCAGCAACCCGCCGCCGGCCCCCGCTGA
- a CDS encoding DUF202 domain-containing protein, with protein MPREPQDKPGLQAERTELSWERSAIGFLASSAILLFRQTGPLAVGRTLLAATAVLLALLVLGLGRRRGRRTRAIRVIAGKRIVSDARIEVLLIGWAVAGFATATIILLLLL; from the coding sequence GTGCCTCGTGAACCCCAGGACAAGCCTGGACTGCAAGCTGAACGAACCGAGCTGTCGTGGGAACGCAGCGCAATCGGATTCCTTGCCAGCAGCGCGATCCTGCTGTTCCGGCAGACAGGCCCACTCGCAGTCGGACGAACTCTCCTGGCCGCCACGGCGGTGTTGCTGGCGTTGCTCGTCCTGGGGCTCGGCCGCAGGCGGGGGCGGCGGACCAGAGCAATCCGTGTCATCGCGGGCAAGAGGATCGTGTCCGACGCCCGGATCGAGGTGCTCCTGATCGGCTGGGCCGTGGCCGGCTTCGCGACGGCCACCATCATCCTGCTACTCCTGCTGTAG
- a CDS encoding YidH family protein: MNPADRERHHERASEEQEPDYRFTLANERTFLAWIRTALALIAGGVAVVQLVPEFGVPGGRHALGVLLTAGGGVLAALALRRWQRVQAAMRRDVDLPSTRLPALLGITLLAVAILVLVVLLVP, translated from the coding sequence ATGAACCCAGCCGATCGGGAACGACATCATGAGCGGGCTAGCGAGGAGCAGGAGCCGGACTACCGGTTCACGCTCGCCAACGAACGGACCTTCCTCGCTTGGATTCGCACCGCGCTTGCCCTGATCGCCGGCGGCGTCGCTGTCGTCCAGTTGGTTCCGGAGTTCGGAGTTCCGGGAGGGCGGCACGCCCTCGGCGTGTTGCTCACGGCTGGGGGTGGTGTTCTGGCGGCTCTGGCGCTCCGCCGCTGGCAACGTGTACAAGCCGCGATGCGCCGGGATGTCGACCTGCCATCAACCCGGCTTCCGGCACTGCTCGGCATCACCCTCCTGGCCGTGGCGATCCTGGTGCTTGTCGTCCTTCTGGTCCCGTAG
- a CDS encoding DedA family protein: MSTLLKELAAAPPWALLLAAFVVPALAASTLLGLVVPGETAVLIAGVLAHEGRVPLVAVMAAAVLGAITGDSVGYAVGARLGPALFSRISGRAARRLGEARAFVRRFGGLAVVLGRWAAFLRTLVPSIAGASGLPYRRFVAFIVAGATLWGVGVAGAGYLLGAAYGRAEGALGLTGTLGALVLVVGALLVTHYLSRRAEARLGRDESSDGDAAPSGEA, translated from the coding sequence GTGAGCACCCTCTTGAAAGAGTTGGCGGCGGCACCGCCGTGGGCGCTGCTCCTGGCGGCATTCGTGGTTCCGGCGTTGGCGGCCTCCACGCTGCTGGGCCTCGTCGTTCCGGGGGAGACCGCGGTGTTGATCGCCGGTGTGCTCGCGCACGAAGGCCGGGTGCCGCTGGTCGCTGTGATGGCGGCTGCGGTACTGGGCGCGATCACCGGCGACAGTGTCGGATACGCAGTGGGGGCTCGTCTCGGACCGGCACTGTTCTCCCGTATCTCCGGCCGTGCGGCGCGGCGCCTGGGCGAGGCTCGGGCTTTCGTCCGGCGGTTCGGCGGGCTAGCGGTCGTGCTCGGTCGCTGGGCCGCGTTCCTGCGCACCCTTGTTCCGTCGATCGCGGGCGCCAGTGGCCTCCCGTACCGGCGTTTCGTCGCGTTCATTGTGGCGGGCGCGACGCTCTGGGGCGTCGGCGTCGCCGGCGCCGGTTATCTCCTGGGTGCCGCCTACGGCCGTGCCGAAGGTGCTCTGGGCCTGACCGGGACCCTCGGGGCACTCGTCCTGGTGGTCGGCGCCCTGCTGGTCACGCATTACCTGAGCCGACGCGCCGAGGCTCGGCTAGGCCGTGATGAATCGTCCGACGGCGATGCGGCACCCAGCGGGGAAGCGTGA
- a CDS encoding formylglycine-generating enzyme family protein, whose amino-acid sequence MQPTAPTILLRGGEFLMGTDHPAGGPADGEGPVHRVRLSSFRIDPYAVTNARFASFVAATGHVTDAERYGWSFVFGGFLPAAFPPTRAAAPAPWWRQVHGADWNHPQGPHSDLDGREDHPVVHVSWNDAMAFCAWDGTRLPTEAEWEYAARGGLVGQPFPWGSVLEPGGRHRMNVFQGRFPAENTCADGYAGTAPVDAYPPNGFGLHNVTGNVWEWCADWFDPHYYAHSPLCDPAGPDRGTHRVMRGGSYLCHASYCSRYRVDARSASEPDSSTGNTGFRVVQDRPASNRAVAHP is encoded by the coding sequence ATGCAGCCCACGGCCCCGACGATCCTGCTTCGCGGCGGGGAGTTCCTCATGGGAACCGACCACCCAGCGGGCGGACCCGCCGACGGGGAAGGCCCGGTGCATCGGGTTCGGCTCAGCTCCTTCCGGATCGATCCGTACGCGGTCACCAACGCCCGGTTCGCGAGCTTCGTCGCGGCCACCGGTCATGTCACCGATGCCGAGCGTTACGGCTGGTCGTTCGTGTTCGGTGGGTTTCTTCCCGCGGCCTTCCCGCCGACCCGGGCCGCCGCGCCCGCCCCCTGGTGGCGGCAGGTCCACGGCGCGGACTGGAACCACCCGCAGGGCCCGCACTCGGACCTGGACGGACGCGAGGACCACCCCGTCGTGCACGTCTCCTGGAACGACGCGATGGCCTTCTGCGCATGGGACGGCACGCGCCTGCCCACCGAAGCCGAGTGGGAGTACGCCGCCCGCGGTGGTCTGGTCGGCCAGCCCTTCCCGTGGGGCAGCGTGCTCGAACCCGGCGGCCGGCACCGGATGAACGTGTTCCAGGGCCGCTTCCCGGCCGAGAACACCTGCGCCGACGGCTATGCCGGGACCGCACCGGTCGACGCCTACCCACCCAACGGCTTCGGCCTGCACAACGTCACCGGCAACGTCTGGGAGTGGTGCGCCGACTGGTTCGACCCCCACTACTACGCCCACAGCCCCCTGTGTGATCCGGCCGGACCGGACCGTGGCACCCACCGGGTGATGCGCGGAGGCTCCTACCTGTGTCACGCCTCCTACTGCAGCCGCTACCGGGTCGACGCCCGCAGCGCCAGCGAACCCGACAGCTCCACCGGCAACACCGGCTTCCGCGTCGTACAGGACCGTCCGGCGTCGAACCGCGCTGTCGCACATCCGTAG
- a CDS encoding LapA family protein has translation MNSVNGTAAAPGASDQAPRPTHRALAFCRQYWWLFTAIVVGTHVIAWALSNSESQTVHWIFFTTHSSLGQVIAVAVILGAIFGHLIGYQRRSSRQKTRTQASPTSGGPQGQAPA, from the coding sequence ATGAACTCAGTCAACGGGACCGCAGCGGCGCCGGGTGCGAGTGATCAAGCACCAAGGCCGACGCACCGCGCGCTCGCGTTCTGCCGTCAGTACTGGTGGCTGTTCACGGCCATCGTTGTGGGCACCCATGTGATCGCCTGGGCGCTGAGTAACTCCGAATCCCAAACGGTCCATTGGATCTTCTTCACCACCCACTCCTCCCTGGGGCAGGTGATTGCCGTAGCCGTAATCCTCGGCGCCATCTTCGGGCACCTGATCGGCTATCAGCGCCGATCAAGTCGGCAGAAGACGCGCACCCAAGCATCACCGACATCAGGAGGACCCCAAGGCCAAGCCCCCGCCTGA
- a CDS encoding response regulator transcription factor, producing the protein MVLADDSLIVREGLERLLAACEEVKVVDSCGDGGSLRAAIRQHDPDVVVTDIRMPPSNTDEGIQLAAELRETAPKIGVVVLSQYTQAAYVMRLFESGSSGRAYLLKDRVHDREELFRAIATVADGGSAIDAKVVEVLVEARARAHRSPLTELTAREVEVLRAIAEGKSNAAIAEELALTKHAVEKHINSIFLKLGLASSPMADSVSKRVKAALLFLAESDVPAGDA; encoded by the coding sequence GTGGTGCTGGCCGACGACAGCCTCATCGTTCGTGAGGGGCTGGAGCGATTGCTGGCCGCCTGCGAGGAGGTGAAGGTGGTCGACTCGTGCGGGGACGGTGGCTCCCTCCGCGCGGCGATCCGCCAGCACGACCCGGACGTCGTCGTCACCGACATCCGCATGCCACCGTCCAATACCGACGAAGGCATCCAGCTCGCGGCAGAGCTACGCGAGACCGCCCCGAAGATCGGCGTCGTCGTCCTGAGCCAGTACACGCAGGCTGCCTACGTGATGCGCCTGTTCGAGAGTGGCTCCAGCGGCAGGGCTTATCTGCTCAAGGACCGCGTGCACGACCGCGAGGAGCTCTTCCGGGCCATCGCGACGGTGGCCGATGGGGGGTCGGCGATCGATGCGAAGGTGGTCGAGGTGCTGGTCGAGGCTCGCGCCAGGGCGCACCGCTCCCCGCTCACCGAGCTGACCGCGCGTGAGGTCGAGGTCCTGCGGGCGATCGCCGAGGGGAAGAGCAACGCGGCGATCGCCGAGGAACTGGCGCTGACCAAACACGCCGTGGAGAAGCACATCAACTCGATCTTCCTCAAGCTGGGCCTCGCGTCCTCGCCGATGGCCGACAGCGTCAGCAAGCGGGTCAAGGCGGCCCTGCTCTTCCTCGCCGAGTCCGACGTGCCGGCCGGGGACGCCTAG
- a CDS encoding trimeric intracellular cation channel family protein, with protein MGSLWDAILKNLTPALGSFFIIDLIAATTNAFNGALLARRPTHYRHYTRVGIVILAIFGGIGGGVMRDILLNTVPDPLQSPYYVVFATLAAVLALYLNYHTGQKVREGMFRFMAAFSLPWFAALGAYKSLEAGLPPIVALAVGVTGATTGRFLIDITSGMTPKHFLRGEWFVGTALLTSAVYLPLWYAGLSIWPATLIAVAVGFTFRILALHYKWEEPEPWEPPEAAHATAPAGRSSHALDDAAGTARAHPTADPPDPQLRKP; from the coding sequence ATGGGAAGCCTCTGGGACGCGATCCTGAAAAACCTGACACCGGCACTCGGGAGCTTCTTCATCATCGACCTGATCGCGGCCACGACGAACGCGTTCAACGGCGCCCTCCTGGCCCGGCGGCCCACCCACTACCGCCACTACACCCGGGTCGGGATCGTGATACTCGCGATCTTCGGTGGCATCGGGGGCGGAGTCATGCGCGACATCCTGCTCAACACGGTGCCCGATCCGCTTCAGAGCCCGTACTACGTCGTCTTCGCCACCCTCGCGGCCGTGCTCGCGCTCTACCTCAACTACCACACCGGCCAGAAGGTGCGCGAAGGCATGTTCCGGTTCATGGCTGCCTTCTCGCTGCCCTGGTTCGCCGCACTCGGGGCCTACAAGTCGCTGGAGGCCGGCCTGCCGCCGATCGTCGCCCTGGCCGTCGGTGTAACCGGGGCCACCACGGGTCGCTTCTTGATCGACATCACCTCGGGCATGACTCCGAAGCACTTCCTCCGGGGCGAGTGGTTCGTCGGGACCGCCCTCCTCACCAGCGCCGTCTACCTGCCGCTCTGGTACGCGGGGCTCTCGATCTGGCCGGCGACCCTCATCGCGGTTGCCGTGGGCTTCACCTTCCGCATCCTGGCGCTGCACTACAAATGGGAGGAGCCCGAACCGTGGGAGCCACCGGAGGCGGCTCATGCCACGGCCCCCGCCGGGAGAAGCTCCCACGCCCTCGACGACGCAGCGGGAACAGCGCGGGCTCACCCCACTGCCGATCCCCCGGATCCGCAGCTGCGCAAGCCTTGA
- the hemA gene encoding glutamyl-tRNA reductase — translation MTIVNIGLSHRIAPAEVLEKLVVPSTQLRDVVARLHAVPAIDEVLVLSTCNRIEVYAGTQGPVEQVTRAVADLAAARGRIPVDEILRIARVRVGASAVEHLFSVACGLDSMAVGEDQIVAQIKAAARAAAEAGAIGPVVTGLIDAALRASKRARTETTISTAGISLARAGIELAHAHLGGLAARRAVVLGTGAVGRLAARLLREGGVGELSVASRSEAGAAGAAAAVHATALRAVDVPAVLADSDLLVTATGCAVPVVLAEQVRASRERAAGRPLFVLDLGMPPDVEPAVGRLSGVTLVDIDALGRHLAEREVPDEIPRVRAIVAAEVASYVERQSQAAAAPFIGAMHSHVRQLAEVELLRMHSRLPGLSDHQRAETAATVYRIVRQFLHRPTVRAKQLSTDPEGSVYLEALRQLFDHSVSEAKA, via the coding sequence ATGACGATTGTGAACATCGGCCTGTCCCACCGGATCGCTCCGGCCGAGGTACTCGAAAAGCTCGTCGTGCCGTCCACGCAGCTTCGCGATGTGGTGGCCCGGCTGCACGCCGTGCCGGCCATCGACGAGGTGCTCGTCCTGTCCACCTGCAACCGGATCGAGGTCTACGCGGGCACACAGGGACCGGTCGAGCAGGTGACCCGGGCGGTTGCCGACCTGGCGGCCGCGCGCGGGCGGATCCCGGTCGACGAGATCCTGCGGATCGCCCGCGTCCGCGTCGGGGCCTCGGCCGTCGAGCACCTCTTCTCGGTCGCGTGCGGGCTGGACTCGATGGCCGTCGGGGAGGACCAGATCGTCGCGCAGATCAAGGCCGCCGCCCGGGCTGCGGCCGAAGCGGGGGCCATCGGGCCCGTCGTCACCGGCCTGATCGACGCGGCCCTGCGAGCCAGCAAGCGGGCGCGCACGGAGACCACGATCAGCACCGCGGGTATCTCACTCGCCCGTGCCGGTATCGAGCTCGCTCATGCCCACCTCGGTGGGCTCGCCGCCCGTCGTGCCGTGGTCCTCGGGACCGGCGCCGTGGGCCGGCTCGCGGCACGGCTCCTGCGCGAGGGCGGCGTAGGAGAGCTGTCGGTGGCCAGCCGCAGCGAGGCGGGAGCTGCAGGAGCTGCCGCGGCCGTGCACGCGACGGCTCTACGGGCCGTCGACGTCCCCGCTGTGCTCGCCGACTCCGATCTCCTGGTCACCGCCACCGGGTGCGCGGTACCCGTGGTGCTCGCCGAGCAGGTGCGAGCGAGCCGGGAGCGGGCCGCGGGCCGCCCGTTGTTCGTGCTCGACCTGGGCATGCCGCCCGACGTCGAACCGGCCGTGGGGCGGCTATCCGGTGTCACACTCGTCGACATCGACGCGCTCGGGCGGCACCTGGCGGAGCGAGAGGTGCCGGACGAGATCCCCCGGGTCCGCGCCATCGTCGCTGCTGAGGTCGCCTCGTACGTCGAGCGGCAGAGTCAGGCGGCGGCGGCCCCCTTCATCGGGGCGATGCATTCCCACGTCAGACAGCTCGCCGAGGTCGAACTGCTCCGGATGCACAGTCGGCTGCCCGGCCTGAGCGACCACCAACGGGCCGAGACGGCGGCGACCGTCTATCGCATCGTCCGCCAGTTCCTGCACCGGCCGACGGTCCGGGCCAAGCAGCTGTCCACCGATCCGGAGGGGTCGGTCTATCTCGAGGCGCTGCGACAGCTGTTCGACCACAGTGTGAGCGAGGCCAAGGCGTGA